Proteins encoded in a region of the Gallalistipes aquisgranensis genome:
- the rsgA gene encoding ribosome small subunit-dependent GTPase A, with protein MEREYTATVVQSTGSWYRLRSDSGEWVEARIRGKLRLRGSRSTSPVVVGDRVDYRFDARGEAVITDIRPRRNYIIRRSPNLSKESHIIAANIDQAFLVVSLFSPSTSYEFIDRFLVTCEAYRIPATILLNKIDLARTRPQELGEFLETYSLAGYRVLTLSAADGEGVEGLRELLAGRTTLLSGNSGVGKSTLVAALEPGADVRTGAVSEFHHKGKHTTTFSQMYPLSDGGFLIDTPGIKGFGLLDIGADELARYFPDLMRFAPGCQFYNCTHVHEPGCAVQQAVREGGIAFRRYESYLKMLDEDEKYRK; from the coding sequence ATGGAACGGGAATATACGGCGACAGTGGTGCAGAGCACCGGCAGCTGGTACCGGCTGCGGAGCGACTCCGGAGAGTGGGTCGAGGCCCGTATCCGGGGGAAATTGCGGTTGCGGGGATCGCGTTCCACGAGTCCCGTGGTGGTGGGCGACCGGGTCGATTACCGGTTCGATGCCCGGGGCGAAGCCGTCATCACCGACATCCGTCCCCGGCGCAACTATATCATCCGCCGTTCGCCCAACCTCTCGAAGGAGTCCCATATCATCGCCGCCAACATCGACCAGGCGTTCCTGGTGGTGTCGCTCTTTTCGCCGTCCACCAGCTACGAGTTCATCGACCGTTTTCTGGTCACCTGTGAGGCTTACAGGATACCCGCCACGATCCTGCTCAACAAGATCGACCTGGCCCGCACGCGGCCGCAGGAGCTCGGGGAGTTTCTGGAGACCTATTCCCTGGCCGGTTATCGCGTACTGACCCTTTCGGCCGCGGACGGCGAGGGAGTGGAGGGGCTGCGGGAGCTGCTGGCCGGACGTACGACCCTGCTGTCGGGCAATTCCGGCGTGGGGAAGTCGACGTTGGTGGCGGCGCTGGAGCCCGGAGCGGATGTCCGCACGGGCGCGGTGTCCGAGTTCCACCACAAGGGGAAGCACACCACGACCTTTTCGCAGATGTATCCCCTGTCGGACGGCGGGTTCCTGATCGACACCCCGGGCATCAAGGGGTTCGGCCTGCTCGATATCGGAGCGGACGAGCTGGCCCGCTACTTCCCCGACCTGATGCGTTTCGCGCCCGGTTGCCAGTTCTACAACTGCACCCACGTGCACGAGCCGGGATGCGCCGTGCAGCAGGCGGTACGGGAGGGCGGGATCGCCTTCCGCCGTTATGAAAGTTATCTGAAG
- a CDS encoding CvpA family protein, which yields MSWLDVVIAVPLLWALYKGYTEGVILQLGGIAGLLVGVWLAFRYGRELGLAMKLDPSLAPVVGFVVIVAGVLIAIGLLGRLAHGLFKITGLGMFDTVGGVVLGGLKMALILSVLLCGFDYLNGRHGWVSGETLGRSRLYAPVKGLGEYVFPYVDFVQDKLLGPSSDDSKQE from the coding sequence ATGAGTTGGTTGGACGTGGTGATCGCCGTTCCGCTGTTATGGGCTCTCTACAAAGGTTATACCGAAGGGGTGATCCTGCAGTTGGGCGGTATTGCGGGGCTTCTGGTCGGGGTATGGCTCGCCTTCCGCTACGGACGGGAGCTCGGGCTTGCCATGAAGCTCGATCCTTCGCTGGCTCCGGTTGTCGGGTTCGTCGTGATCGTGGCCGGCGTGCTGATCGCCATCGGTCTGCTGGGACGGCTGGCCCACGGCCTGTTCAAGATCACGGGGCTGGGCATGTTCGACACGGTGGGGGGCGTGGTGCTCGGAGGGCTCAAGATGGCGCTGATCCTGAGCGTGCTGCTCTGCGGGTTCGACTACCTGAACGGCCGGCACGGCTGGGTGTCGGGCGAGACCCTCGGCCGTTCGCGGCTCTACGCTCCGGTCAAGGGATTGGGGGAGTACGTCTTTCCCTATGTGGATTTCGTGCAGGACAAACTGCTCGGTCCTTCCTCGGACGATTCGAAACAGGAATAG